One Setaria viridis chromosome 5, Setaria_viridis_v4.0, whole genome shotgun sequence genomic region harbors:
- the LOC117857001 gene encoding transcriptional corepressor LEUNIG translates to MGSSSRAPPTYTIRRGVEGSETKWLQHQASRRRGNLCWIWDPAWTPAKASSPLDLSEDTWLTLTVMTSLEDHVQLKILSVAVFSFGEVAKATASGSKVTCCDISSDGKLLATGGHDKKAVLWSAEHLQPKSSLEEHSMLITDVRFSPSMPRILATSSFDRTLRVWDADDTEYSLRTFTGHQAPIMSLDFHPNKQDVICSCDSDGQVHSWRANYANCLTCVKVSRGVAVQLRFQPLKGKYLATASEKAVFILDGETQMASRSPLQGHSKTIQSVCWDSSGDYLASVSEDSVRIWSFTSGHDGEFVHELNSRGKMFHSCVFHPTCPSLLVIGCYKASLSLSLSLSLSLSLSLWL, encoded by the exons ATGGGTTCCAGCTCCAGAGCTCCTCCAACCTACACCATCAGGAGAGGGGTCGAGGGATCGGAGACCAAATGGCTTCAGCATCAGGCGTCCAGGCGACGTGGTAACCTCTGCTGGATTTGGGACCCGGCATGGACTCCAGCCAAGGCAAGTTCTCCTCTCGACCTGTCTGAGGATACCTGGCTCACCCTCACTGTAATGACTTCACTGGAGGACCATGTGCAGCTAAAGATTTTGTCTGTTGCAGTCTTTAGCTTTGGTGAGGTTGCAAAAGCAACTGCCAGTGGAAGCAAAGTTACTTGTTGCGATATCTCATCCGATGGCAAACTGCTTGCTACCGGTGGCCATGATAAAAAG GCTGTCTTGTGGTCGGCAGAGCACCTCCAGCCTAAATCTTCTCTAGAAGAGCACTCGATGCTGATCACTGATGTTAGATTTAGCCCAAGCATGCCACGGATCCTTGCTACATCCTCCTTTGACAGAACGCTGCGGGTTTGGGATGCTGATGAT ACTGAGTATTCACTCCGCACTTTCACAGGACATCAAGCACCTATCATGTCACTTGATTTCCATCCTAATAAACAGGATGTGATATGCTCCTGTGATAGTGATGGGCAAGTGCATAGCTGGAGGGCAAATTATGCTAACTGTCTGACCTGTGTTAAGGTGTCCAGG GGTGTTGCTGTTCAACTGAGATTTCAACCTCTCAAGGGAAAATATCTAGCAACAGCCTCAGAGAAGGCTGTCTTCATACTTGACGGGGAAACACAaatggccagtagaagccctttACAG GGGCACTCTAAGACTATTCAATCAGTTTGTTGGGATTCTTCTGGTGACTACCTGGCTTCTGTCAGTGAAGACTCAGTCAGAATATGGTCGTTTACTTCTGGGCATGATGGTGAATTTGTGCACGAGTTGAATAGCAGAGGGAAAATGTTCCACTCATGCGTTTTCCACCCAACCTGTCCATCATTACTAGTAATTGGTTGCTACAAGgcaagtctctctctctctctctctctctctctctctctctctctctctctctggttaTAA